The following proteins come from a genomic window of Candidatus Neptunochlamydia vexilliferae:
- the gap gene encoding type I glyceraldehyde-3-phosphate dehydrogenase, with translation MGKIRVGINGFGRIGRSVFRLAFEKFSDIEIVAVNDLVAPANLAYLIKHDSVHGRFAHSIEAKGETFVVDGKHTIQVLEEKDPSKLPWKDLNVDYVIESTGLFTSREKAELHLKGGAKRVIISAPAKDGVPTFVMGVNHEKFDPKKDTVVSNASCTTNCLAPVTKVLLDHFGIEEGLMTTIHALTPTQPVHDGPSKKDLRGGRSGAFNIIPASTGAAKAVALCIPEVKGKLTGMAFRVPVADVSVVDLTVKLTKSTSYDTLCKTMKSEANSNLKGILGYTEEDVVSSDFIGDTHSSYFDAHAGIPLNDNFFKLISWYDNEMGYSCRLLDLIRYIAKTQ, from the coding sequence ATGGGAAAAATACGTGTTGGAATTAATGGATTTGGGCGCATTGGCCGTTCGGTCTTTAGGCTCGCCTTTGAAAAATTTAGCGATATAGAAATCGTTGCAGTCAATGATCTTGTCGCTCCAGCAAATCTTGCCTATCTCATCAAACATGACTCGGTTCATGGCCGTTTTGCCCACTCGATCGAGGCCAAAGGGGAGACCTTTGTAGTCGATGGGAAGCACACCATTCAAGTTCTAGAGGAAAAAGACCCCAGCAAGCTCCCTTGGAAAGACCTCAATGTCGACTATGTCATTGAGTCAACAGGCCTTTTTACCTCGCGAGAAAAAGCTGAACTCCATCTTAAAGGAGGAGCCAAGCGGGTTATTATCTCTGCTCCTGCCAAAGATGGGGTTCCGACCTTTGTCATGGGGGTGAACCACGAAAAGTTTGACCCCAAAAAAGATACGGTCGTTTCCAATGCCTCCTGTACGACCAACTGCCTTGCCCCTGTCACCAAAGTACTTTTGGATCACTTTGGGATAGAAGAAGGGCTCATGACAACCATTCATGCGTTAACACCGACCCAGCCGGTCCATGATGGTCCGTCAAAAAAAGATTTACGTGGAGGGCGCAGTGGCGCCTTCAACATTATCCCTGCCTCTACTGGAGCTGCCAAAGCGGTAGCGCTATGCATCCCAGAGGTGAAGGGAAAATTAACAGGGATGGCCTTTAGGGTCCCTGTTGCCGACGTCTCTGTTGTTGATTTAACAGTAAAGCTGACGAAATCGACCAGTTATGATACACTATGCAAGACGATGAAGTCGGAAGCAAATTCAAATTTGAAAGGAATACTAGGTTATACCGAGGAAGATGTTGTTTCCTCTGATTTTATTGGAGACACCCATTCCTCATACTTTGATGCCCATGCCGGGATCCCGTTAAATGATAACTTTTTCAAACTGATTTCCTGGTATGACAATGAAATGGGGTATTCCTGCCGTTTGCTCGACTTGATCCGCTACATAGCCAAAACACAATAA
- the rplQ gene encoding 50S ribosomal protein L17, whose amino-acid sequence MRHQKRTVKLNRNGSHRRAMIANMLKALVQHGQIETTVAKAKALRPHADKLITMAKKNTLASRRAAIAKMMVSYNKLSSKETRAAKEGNTSSYNADRFVERKLGELAERYGSRAGGYTRIVRKENRQGDSSPLCIIEYVQ is encoded by the coding sequence ATGAGACACCAGAAACGGACAGTAAAGCTCAATAGAAATGGTTCCCATCGTCGGGCAATGATTGCCAACATGTTAAAGGCACTTGTTCAGCATGGACAAATTGAAACCACAGTGGCGAAGGCAAAAGCGCTCCGCCCCCATGCCGATAAGCTCATCACGATGGCCAAGAAAAATACTCTGGCGTCGCGACGAGCAGCTATTGCAAAAATGATGGTGTCCTATAACAAGCTTTCTTCAAAAGAGACCCGTGCAGCGAAAGAAGGGAATACCTCTTCTTACAACGCTGATAGGTTTGTAGAGCGCAAACTTGGTGAGCTTGCAGAGCGTTATGGCTCGCGTGCTGGAGGATATACCCGCATTGTTCGGAAAGAAAACCGACAAGGTGATAGCTCACCTCTCTGCATCATCGAGTACGTTCAATAA
- a CDS encoding DNA-directed RNA polymerase subunit alpha: protein MTVKYGKFELPTNIKIEEASKSDTYSRFIAEPFERGFGHTVGNSLRRVMLTSLEAPSIISVKIEGVPHEYTAVEGIVEDMTHIILNFKGALLRKLPLEENRDTRGPKLISKTLEITQAMLDENGGQVNITFKDVMGESDFEIVNPDHHIFKITQPMKKRIDLKVAIGRGYVPSERHEIADKVVDEIVIDSAFSPVRLVNYFVENTRVGQDTDYDRLILEVTTDGRITPQEALTFATQIGVLHLEVFNTLKFQDLSYDHEEMESDSDRDELLAKLSLKINEIELSVRSTNCLLQANIDTIAELVIMPEPEMLKFRNFGKKSLNEIKAKLEDMELSLGMDLTRYGINRDNVRQIVEEYLEEKAGQEIQ from the coding sequence ATGACAGTTAAGTATGGCAAATTTGAACTGCCGACGAATATCAAAATTGAAGAAGCGAGTAAATCAGATACCTACTCTCGCTTTATTGCAGAGCCTTTTGAAAGGGGATTTGGACACACTGTTGGAAACAGTTTAAGACGTGTGATGCTCACCTCTTTAGAGGCCCCCTCTATTATCTCCGTCAAGATCGAAGGAGTTCCCCACGAATACACAGCCGTTGAGGGAATTGTTGAGGATATGACCCATATCATCCTCAACTTTAAAGGAGCCCTTCTCCGCAAGCTCCCCCTTGAAGAGAACCGAGATACCCGAGGCCCAAAGCTTATTTCAAAAACCCTCGAAATCACACAAGCCATGCTTGATGAAAATGGAGGGCAAGTCAACATCACCTTTAAGGATGTCATGGGAGAGTCTGACTTTGAAATCGTCAACCCTGACCACCACATCTTTAAAATCACCCAACCGATGAAAAAGCGGATTGACCTCAAGGTCGCGATTGGAAGAGGGTATGTGCCATCGGAGCGTCATGAAATTGCAGATAAAGTCGTTGATGAAATCGTGATCGACTCAGCCTTTTCTCCTGTCCGCCTGGTCAACTACTTTGTTGAAAACACCCGGGTTGGACAAGACACCGACTATGACCGTCTTATTTTAGAGGTAACAACCGATGGAAGGATCACCCCTCAAGAGGCCCTGACCTTTGCCACACAGATCGGCGTCCTTCACCTTGAAGTTTTTAACACCTTGAAGTTTCAGGATCTTTCTTACGACCACGAAGAGATGGAATCTGACTCTGACCGGGATGAACTTCTTGCGAAGCTATCCCTTAAGATTAATGAAATTGAACTTTCAGTACGTTCAACAAACTGCCTCCTTCAGGCAAACATCGATACCATTGCCGAGCTTGTCATCATGCCCGAGCCTGAGATGCTTAAATTTCGCAACTTTGGAAAGAAATCTCTCAACGAGATCAAAGCCAAGTTAGAAGATATGGAGCTGAGCTTAGGGATGGATCTGACCCGTTACGGAATCAACCGCGATAACGTCAGACAAATTGTTGAAGAGTACTTGGAAGAAAAAGCAGGACAGGAAATACAATGA
- the rpsK gene encoding 30S ribosomal protein S11, with protein MVKKAPTRTKKKVSRTIPSGIAHVKATFNNTIVSITDPSGNVIAWASAGKTNFTGSRKSSAFAASVAAQDAGKIAMTHGMKEVEVCLKGPGAGRESAVRGLQSAGLIITLIKDKTPIPHNGCRPRKRRRV; from the coding sequence ATGGTCAAAAAGGCCCCGACGCGTACCAAGAAAAAAGTCTCAAGAACAATCCCAAGTGGAATCGCCCACGTTAAAGCAACGTTCAACAATACGATCGTTTCAATTACCGATCCTTCAGGCAATGTCATTGCATGGGCAAGCGCTGGGAAAACCAATTTTACAGGATCTAGAAAATCATCTGCATTTGCAGCCTCTGTTGCGGCGCAAGATGCGGGGAAGATTGCGATGACCCATGGAATGAAAGAAGTTGAAGTCTGCCTAAAAGGGCCCGGAGCAGGAAGAGAATCTGCAGTACGTGGCCTTCAAAGCGCCGGACTCATCATTACCCTGATTAAAGATAAGACTCCCATCCCCCACAATGGTTGTCGCCCTAGAAAAAGACGTCGTGTATAA
- the rpsM gene encoding 30S ribosomal protein S13, with protein MPRVIGIDIPGNKRLVISLTYIYGIGNAVSKEVIQKLGLDANMRAHNLTDEEVSKLNAILTSEYVVEGDLRRQVQNNIKRLISINAYRGMRHRSGLPTRGQRTRTNARTRKGKKKTVAGKKKAV; from the coding sequence ATGCCCCGTGTGATTGGAATCGATATTCCGGGTAATAAGCGTCTTGTGATCAGCTTGACCTACATCTATGGAATTGGAAATGCTGTTTCAAAAGAAGTGATCCAAAAGCTTGGATTAGACGCGAATATGCGCGCTCACAACCTGACCGATGAAGAAGTTTCAAAGCTCAATGCGATCTTAACCTCTGAATATGTTGTAGAAGGAGACTTGAGGCGACAAGTACAAAATAATATCAAGCGATTGATCAGTATCAACGCTTACCGTGGAATGAGACACCGTTCAGGCCTCCCTACCCGAGGACAAAGAACCCGTACTAACGCCCGGACCCGGAAAGGGAAAAAGAAAACTGTAGCTGGCAAGAAAAAAGCCGTTTAA
- the secY gene encoding preprotein translocase subunit SecY, giving the protein MLQAFRKIFSIEEVKTKIVFTLLMLLVCRIGAYIPVPGINGDEVFQVFRQLTGGSQNLFQLVDIFSGGAFAQMTVIALGVMPYISASIIMQILVAVVPSLQRDMRENGEAGKRKMGKGIRMMTIVLALFQSALLAKYAFSLNASHPGIIVPQMLSAQIMGFPWLFYLTVMAAMSTGTLFLMWIGEQITERGIGNGISLIISIGILSSLPRTLGTIIRQLNLDSQEPGQMTFSSIVVLSIVFVMIILGTILIIQGTRKIPLQYARRVVGRRESQGGTSHIPLKINYAGVIPVIFASSLLMFPATIAQFLSKGTWLASVVGWLSPGSWVYTTIFVLLILFFTYFWTATQFHPEQIASDMKKNGAFIPGVRQGRPTQEFLESTMNRITLAGAIFLALIAILPTLVGKILNVDPSISYFFGGTSLLILVGVILDTTKQIESHLLMKRYDGFMKKGRISGRI; this is encoded by the coding sequence ATGCTTCAAGCATTCAGAAAGATCTTTTCTATCGAAGAAGTCAAGACAAAAATTGTCTTCACGCTCTTAATGCTTTTAGTGTGCCGTATTGGAGCTTATATCCCTGTCCCTGGAATCAATGGAGATGAGGTTTTCCAAGTCTTCCGGCAGCTAACAGGAGGAAGCCAAAACCTCTTCCAGCTCGTCGACATCTTTTCAGGGGGCGCCTTTGCCCAGATGACAGTGATTGCCCTTGGGGTGATGCCCTATATTTCCGCATCAATCATCATGCAGATCCTCGTTGCTGTGGTCCCTTCCCTTCAAAGGGATATGCGAGAAAACGGAGAAGCAGGAAAGCGGAAAATGGGAAAAGGGATCCGGATGATGACCATTGTATTAGCCCTTTTTCAGTCAGCCCTTCTTGCTAAATATGCCTTTAGCCTCAACGCTTCCCATCCAGGAATCATCGTTCCTCAAATGCTAAGTGCCCAGATCATGGGGTTCCCCTGGCTTTTTTACCTGACCGTTATGGCAGCGATGAGCACAGGAACCCTCTTTTTGATGTGGATTGGAGAACAAATTACCGAACGAGGAATAGGAAACGGAATCAGCCTTATTATCTCGATTGGAATCCTTTCCTCCCTTCCACGCACCCTTGGAACCATTATCAGGCAGCTTAACCTAGACTCTCAAGAGCCAGGGCAGATGACCTTTTCCTCGATCGTCGTTCTTTCGATTGTCTTTGTCATGATCATTTTAGGAACCATTTTGATCATTCAAGGAACCCGAAAGATCCCCCTTCAATACGCAAGGCGCGTTGTGGGGAGAAGAGAAAGTCAAGGTGGAACCTCCCATATTCCACTGAAAATTAACTATGCAGGAGTCATTCCCGTCATCTTTGCCTCCTCCCTTTTGATGTTTCCTGCAACCATCGCCCAGTTTTTAAGCAAAGGGACCTGGCTTGCCTCCGTTGTGGGGTGGCTCTCTCCCGGAAGCTGGGTATATACCACAATATTTGTCCTCCTCATCCTCTTTTTCACCTACTTTTGGACAGCAACACAGTTTCATCCGGAGCAAATAGCCTCCGATATGAAGAAAAATGGAGCCTTCATCCCTGGAGTGCGTCAAGGTCGCCCCACACAAGAATTTTTAGAATCGACCATGAACCGGATTACCCTTGCCGGCGCCATTTTTCTCGCTCTCATCGCCATCTTACCCACCTTGGTAGGTAAAATTTTAAATGTAGATCCTTCGATCAGCTACTTCTTCGGCGGAACCTCCCTCCTCATCCTCGTAGGGGTGATCCTCGACACGACGAAGCAGATCGAATCTCATCTACTGATGAAGCGGTATGACGGCTTTATGAAGAAAGGAAGAATTTCAGGTAGAATATAA
- the rplO gene encoding 50S ribosomal protein L15, with protein MKLSQLKDTHRKPKRRKRVGRGPGSKMGKTSCRGHKGDKSRSGYKRRGGKEGGQLPLFQKLPHRGFSNKQFATPIFSINLDRIDAYFEDGEVVNKETLMEKGFPMRRMKGGFKVLGNGELTKKVVIEANKYSKNAIVKLEKQGIEFKRI; from the coding sequence ATGAAACTATCACAGCTAAAAGATACACACCGCAAACCAAAGCGAAGAAAACGTGTAGGTAGAGGCCCCGGCTCTAAAATGGGAAAGACCTCTTGCCGTGGCCATAAAGGAGACAAGTCTCGTTCTGGTTATAAAAGACGTGGCGGAAAAGAAGGAGGACAACTTCCTCTCTTCCAAAAGCTTCCTCACCGAGGCTTTTCCAACAAGCAGTTTGCAACGCCCATTTTCTCGATCAATCTAGACCGGATCGATGCTTACTTCGAAGACGGTGAAGTCGTCAACAAAGAAACCCTCATGGAGAAGGGATTCCCCATGCGGCGGATGAAAGGGGGCTTTAAAGTTCTCGGAAATGGCGAGCTCACCAAAAAAGTGGTGATTGAAGCAAACAAGTATTCCAAAAACGCGATCGTCAAGCTTGAAAAGCAAGGGATCGAATTTAAGCGCATTTAA
- the rpsE gene encoding 30S ribosomal protein S5 produces the protein MAKKGKREEDFNSEFEEKVLYINRCSKVVKGGRKFSFSALVIVGDGNGRVGVGFAKANEVADAIRKGGEAARKNILTFELEGTSIPHEIISDKDGAKILLKPAKPGTGIIAGSKMRAVLEVSGIKDVIGKSLGCNNPLNQVHATFKALGELRNRQETLEARGAAV, from the coding sequence ATGGCGAAGAAAGGCAAAAGAGAAGAAGATTTCAACAGCGAATTTGAAGAGAAAGTTCTCTACATCAACCGTTGCTCTAAAGTAGTGAAAGGGGGACGCAAATTTAGCTTTTCCGCTCTCGTTATTGTTGGAGATGGAAATGGGCGTGTAGGGGTAGGCTTTGCCAAAGCCAATGAGGTGGCCGATGCGATCCGCAAAGGGGGCGAAGCAGCCCGCAAAAACATCCTCACCTTTGAGCTCGAAGGAACCTCGATCCCTCATGAAATCATTAGCGACAAAGATGGAGCCAAGATCCTCTTAAAACCCGCAAAGCCAGGAACAGGAATTATTGCAGGATCTAAAATGCGCGCTGTTCTTGAAGTCAGCGGTATTAAAGATGTGATTGGAAAAAGCTTAGGATGTAACAACCCGCTGAACCAAGTCCATGCTACATTCAAAGCCCTTGGTGAGCTGAGAAACAGACAAGAGACACTCGAAGCAAGAGGAGCTGCCGTATGA
- the rplR gene encoding 50S ribosomal protein L18 has protein sequence MHLNLKKRTTIRKKRALRIRKKLRGTAERPRLSVSKTLTHIGVQLIDDEKGITLASYSTLAKELKGKKKSKETARLVGEKIGELAKGKNIDRVVFDRGRFKYHGIIAELANGAREKGIKF, from the coding sequence ATGCATTTAAACTTAAAAAAGCGAACCACCATCCGAAAAAAACGGGCCCTTCGCATTCGCAAAAAATTGCGCGGCACTGCAGAGCGTCCCCGTCTCTCCGTTTCAAAAACGCTTACTCACATTGGCGTTCAACTGATTGACGATGAGAAAGGAATCACCCTTGCTAGCTACAGTACACTAGCAAAAGAGCTCAAGGGAAAGAAAAAGTCCAAAGAAACAGCCCGTCTTGTTGGCGAGAAGATCGGAGAGCTTGCTAAAGGAAAAAACATCGACCGAGTGGTCTTTGATCGTGGCCGATTTAAATATCATGGAATCATCGCTGAGCTTGCAAATGGCGCTCGGGAAAAAGGAATAAAATTTTAG
- the rplF gene encoding 50S ribosomal protein L6 has protein sequence MSRLGKAPIPLPKGVEVKVSKEAIEVKGPKGTLKHEFPLGISVKVEEDQVHVLFDEKAGLEKPHYGLHRSLINNAVVGVSAGFEKQLSLIGVGYRAAVKGNVLDLQLGFSHPSQVAIPADLQVTVEKNTLIKVTGPNKQVVGQFAANVRALRPPEPYKGKGVRYVDEYVRKKAGKSAKGS, from the coding sequence ATGTCACGATTAGGTAAAGCACCCATTCCCCTCCCAAAAGGAGTAGAAGTTAAGGTTTCAAAAGAGGCCATTGAAGTCAAAGGTCCAAAAGGAACCCTGAAGCATGAATTTCCCCTAGGGATTTCTGTCAAAGTGGAAGAAGACCAAGTTCATGTCCTATTTGATGAAAAAGCAGGTCTAGAAAAGCCCCATTATGGACTCCACCGCTCACTGATTAACAATGCTGTTGTGGGGGTCAGCGCCGGCTTTGAAAAGCAGCTGAGCCTCATTGGGGTAGGATATCGTGCGGCGGTCAAAGGAAATGTCCTTGATCTTCAGCTCGGTTTTTCCCACCCTTCACAGGTGGCCATTCCTGCTGATCTCCAAGTGACCGTTGAAAAAAACACACTCATCAAAGTGACTGGACCAAACAAACAAGTTGTCGGTCAGTTTGCAGCGAACGTACGTGCTTTACGCCCTCCTGAGCCTTACAAAGGAAAAGGGGTGCGCTACGTTGATGAATATGTCCGCAAGAAAGCCGGTAAATCGGCTAAAGGGAGCTAA
- the rpsH gene encoding 30S ribosomal protein S8: MAITDTVADLLTRIRNAKDAKHKYVDVCFSKLNQSVIDVLKEKGYVNQLLINEKKHQIRVFLKYRKGSTNSIIHGLKRVSKPGLRKYVGYQDIPKVFSGLGIAILSTPSGVLEGEKAREMKVGGELLCLVW; this comes from the coding sequence ATGGCAATTACCGATACAGTCGCAGACTTATTGACCCGAATTCGCAATGCAAAAGATGCAAAGCATAAATATGTCGATGTTTGCTTTAGCAAGTTGAACCAATCAGTGATCGATGTCCTTAAAGAAAAAGGATATGTGAATCAACTTCTGATCAATGAAAAAAAACATCAGATCCGAGTCTTCTTGAAGTACCGAAAAGGATCAACAAACAGCATTATCCATGGACTCAAGCGTGTCTCTAAGCCTGGCTTAAGAAAATATGTCGGCTACCAAGACATCCCAAAAGTCTTTAGCGGACTTGGAATTGCAATCCTTTCTACTCCCTCAGGAGTTTTAGAAGGGGAAAAAGCTCGAGAGATGAAAGTAGGTGGAGAGCTTCTCTGCTTAGTTTGGTAA
- the rplE gene encoding 50S ribosomal protein L5 encodes MSRLKKRYQEEIKEALKEKFSYTNPTKIPELKKIVISMGVAEAIKDKNVLQDCVKELTLISGQKPIVTIAKRSVANFKLREGQAIGVKVTLRGKRMYEFFDRFCNIVCPRIRDFRGFNKKGDSRGSYSLGLTDQQMFPELNLDEVKRDQGMNITFVTTATEEEDCLELLTQLGLPYRKEN; translated from the coding sequence ATGTCAAGATTAAAGAAGAGATACCAAGAAGAAATTAAAGAGGCCCTCAAAGAGAAGTTCTCTTACACAAACCCGACAAAGATTCCAGAGCTTAAGAAAATTGTTATCAGCATGGGAGTTGCCGAAGCGATCAAAGACAAAAATGTCTTGCAAGATTGTGTCAAAGAGCTTACCCTGATCTCTGGTCAGAAGCCTATTGTTACAATCGCGAAAAGGTCGGTGGCAAACTTCAAGCTTCGAGAAGGACAGGCCATTGGGGTCAAGGTCACCCTAAGAGGAAAGCGGATGTATGAATTTTTTGACCGCTTTTGCAACATCGTTTGTCCCCGCATTCGGGACTTTCGAGGTTTCAATAAGAAAGGAGATAGTAGAGGAAGTTACTCCCTAGGATTAACAGACCAACAAATGTTTCCAGAGCTCAACCTTGATGAAGTGAAACGGGACCAAGGGATGAACATCACCTTTGTCACAACGGCAACAGAAGAAGAGGACTGTCTAGAGCTGCTCACCCAGCTAGGACTTCCCTACAGAAAAGAAAATTAA
- the rplX gene encoding 50S ribosomal protein L24: MKQKWIKKGDKVLVISGNDRGKAGEVIAKKDSRILVQGINVRKRHMKARQQGQKSEIVSLEKPIHISNVALCDGEGKKIKLNVKIGKDGSKELVYLDNGKEVSYRTLKKPVKA, translated from the coding sequence ATGAAACAAAAATGGATTAAGAAAGGTGATAAAGTCCTCGTTATCAGCGGAAACGACCGAGGGAAGGCAGGTGAGGTCATCGCCAAGAAAGATTCTCGGATCCTTGTGCAAGGGATCAATGTCCGAAAAAGACATATGAAAGCACGCCAGCAAGGGCAAAAGTCTGAAATCGTCAGCTTAGAAAAGCCCATCCACATCTCCAACGTGGCCCTTTGTGATGGCGAAGGAAAAAAGATTAAGCTCAACGTGAAGATTGGCAAAGATGGATCTAAAGAGCTTGTTTATCTCGATAACGGTAAAGAAGTCAGTTATCGAACCCTAAAAAAACCGGTGAAAGCGTAA
- the rplN gene encoding 50S ribosomal protein L14 — protein sequence MIQQETELEVADNSGAKRVKCFKVLGGTRRRYAGVGDIVVCSVKAADPKGNVKKGDVVKAVIVRTKNYIRRKDGSMLKFYDNSCVIIDDKKNPKGTRIFGSVAREVREKGFIKIGSLAPEVI from the coding sequence ATGATTCAACAAGAAACAGAACTAGAAGTAGCAGATAACAGCGGAGCCAAGCGGGTCAAGTGCTTTAAAGTCCTTGGCGGAACAAGACGGCGTTATGCTGGAGTCGGTGATATTGTTGTCTGTTCGGTGAAAGCGGCAGATCCCAAAGGAAATGTGAAAAAAGGGGATGTTGTCAAAGCGGTCATCGTTAGAACAAAAAACTACATCCGTCGAAAAGATGGCTCGATGCTAAAGTTTTATGACAACAGTTGTGTCATTATAGACGATAAGAAAAACCCTAAAGGGACCCGTATCTTTGGCTCTGTTGCCCGAGAAGTACGCGAAAAAGGGTTTATTAAAATTGGCTCACTGGCCCCCGAAGTGATTTAA
- the rpsQ gene encoding 30S ribosomal protein S17, whose amino-acid sequence MEAQGRKKVREGTVVSAKMDKTAVVNVERTILHPRYKKVIKRGKKYYAHNEKGELKVGQKVRIQETRPLSKLKRWIIIDVLS is encoded by the coding sequence ATGGAAGCTCAAGGAAGAAAAAAAGTTAGAGAAGGAACGGTTGTCTCAGCAAAAATGGACAAGACCGCAGTGGTCAATGTTGAGAGAACGATCCTCCATCCTCGCTATAAGAAAGTGATCAAGCGAGGAAAGAAATATTATGCGCATAACGAGAAAGGAGAGCTCAAAGTGGGTCAAAAAGTCCGCATTCAGGAAACCCGCCCCCTTTCAAAGTTAAAGCGGTGGATAATCATTGATGTGCTTTCATAA
- the rpmC gene encoding 50S ribosomal protein L29 encodes MVKAEELVNQSIEELEAKYEDTCRDIFELTSELRVSRKLEKPHELKEKKKDRARILTVLRQKKNG; translated from the coding sequence GTGGTAAAAGCAGAAGAGTTAGTAAATCAATCGATCGAAGAGCTTGAGGCGAAGTACGAAGACACTTGCCGCGACATTTTCGAGCTCACCAGTGAGCTCCGGGTTTCTAGAAAGCTAGAAAAACCCCACGAATTAAAAGAAAAGAAAAAAGATCGGGCGCGAATCCTTACTGTTTTGCGTCAAAAGAAAAACGGATAG
- the rplP gene encoding 50S ribosomal protein L16 — protein sequence MKQMPGRPKYRKQQKGSMSGKAGSGQFIEFGDYGMQILDRGRITNQQIEACRVAVNRTFSRRGKVWIRIFPDKPITKKPAETRMGKGKGGTDHWVAVARPGRILFEVANVSEDEAREALAKAAAKLPYRTRFVKRLERV from the coding sequence ATGAAACAAATGCCCGGACGGCCGAAATACCGTAAGCAACAGAAAGGTTCAATGAGCGGAAAAGCTGGCTCTGGACAGTTCATTGAATTTGGCGACTACGGAATGCAGATCCTTGACCGAGGCCGGATTACGAACCAGCAGATCGAAGCTTGCCGTGTAGCCGTTAACCGAACCTTTAGTCGTAGAGGAAAAGTGTGGATTCGGATTTTCCCCGATAAGCCGATCACAAAAAAACCAGCCGAAACCCGAATGGGTAAAGGAAAAGGGGGGACAGACCACTGGGTCGCCGTTGCCCGCCCTGGAAGGATTTTATTTGAAGTTGCGAATGTATCCGAAGATGAAGCCAGAGAAGCCCTTGCAAAAGCGGCAGCAAAGCTTCCCTACCGCACACGTTTTGTAAAACGGCTAGAAAGAGTTTAA
- the rpsC gene encoding 30S ribosomal protein S3: protein MGQKTSPTGFRLILNKDWKSVWFANKQECGNFIAEDKKIREFLMKKPCCVGTAEIVIKRMSEKIEVTLHTARPGLVIGKKGAEIDAMKQDLKKLTNKDIWIEVAEIKRPDLDAKLVAEAIAQQLKRRMAFRRVLKKAIQASMDAGAAGIKVQISGRIGGAEIARTEWYKEGQIPLQTMRANIQYATARSETTYGSIGVKVWINKGQQNG from the coding sequence ATGGGACAAAAAACATCACCAACAGGGTTTAGACTAATCCTGAATAAAGATTGGAAGTCAGTATGGTTTGCAAACAAACAAGAGTGTGGAAACTTCATTGCTGAAGACAAAAAGATCCGCGAATTTTTAATGAAAAAACCTTGTTGCGTCGGAACAGCAGAGATCGTCATCAAACGAATGAGTGAAAAAATTGAAGTGACATTGCACACCGCTCGCCCAGGTCTTGTTATTGGAAAGAAAGGGGCAGAGATCGATGCGATGAAGCAAGATCTTAAGAAACTTACTAACAAAGACATTTGGATCGAAGTCGCAGAAATCAAACGTCCTGACCTCGACGCCAAGTTAGTTGCAGAAGCCATTGCCCAACAACTCAAAAGACGGATGGCCTTTAGACGCGTCTTGAAAAAAGCGATCCAAGCGTCGATGGACGCAGGGGCTGCAGGAATTAAAGTTCAGATTTCAGGACGGATTGGTGGCGCAGAAATTGCACGGACCGAGTGGTACAAGGAAGGGCAGATTCCTCTCCAAACCATGCGTGCCAACATCCAATATGCCACAGCACGCTCTGAGACAACCTACGGCTCTATTGGAGTCAAAGTTTGGATTAATAAAGGTCAGCAAAACGGATAG
- the rplV gene encoding 50S ribosomal protein L22 → MQEAIAKTKYVRISPRKARLAADLIRGKGVEEALLQLLYCNLKGGRLLKKTLDSAIANAETLHSVQRRDLKVKEVRVDVGPTLKRAKSKSRGGKVPILKRMSHFTIIVGTEG, encoded by the coding sequence ATGCAAGAAGCGATAGCTAAAACGAAATATGTCCGCATCAGCCCAAGGAAAGCACGCCTTGCAGCCGACCTGATTCGAGGCAAAGGTGTTGAAGAGGCGCTCCTTCAGCTCCTCTATTGCAACCTCAAGGGAGGACGCCTTTTAAAGAAGACCCTCGATAGCGCCATTGCCAACGCCGAGACGCTTCATAGCGTTCAGCGCAGAGATCTCAAGGTTAAAGAAGTGCGTGTAGATGTAGGGCCGACTTTAAAGCGAGCAAAATCGAAAAGCCGTGGTGGAAAAGTACCCATCTTAAAGCGGATGAGTCACTTTACAATCATTGTTGGAACGGAAGGTTAA